The Methanolacinia petrolearia DSM 11571 genome has a segment encoding these proteins:
- a CDS encoding GNAT family N-acetyltransferase, whose product MTRDINFREVTEDDLEVMNSLVNDEDIARFLDLIPPVPMSKTIDFWEFAVSRGAMWWAILIGNDVIGSVGVVPEDPDGKMSHVGVMFVYLLKDHRGLGYGGIAIDHALFMADVSGLKRIECLAAEGNSRAIALYLEKGFLIEGVKKGAFYDGEKYSDVIMMAKIL is encoded by the coding sequence TTGACCCGTGACATAAACTTCCGGGAGGTCACCGAAGACGACCTCGAGGTTATGAACTCCCTCGTGAACGATGAAGATATCGCGAGATTTCTCGACCTGATCCCTCCGGTGCCAATGTCGAAGACAATCGATTTCTGGGAGTTCGCCGTGAGCAGAGGGGCAATGTGGTGGGCGATTTTAATTGGAAATGATGTTATCGGGAGTGTCGGCGTTGTCCCGGAGGACCCGGACGGAAAGATGTCGCACGTCGGCGTCATGTTCGTATATCTCCTGAAAGATCACCGGGGACTTGGTTACGGTGGCATTGCGATCGATCATGCACTTTTTATGGCCGATGTGTCGGGGCTGAAGAGGATCGAATGTCTCGCCGCGGAAGGGAACAGCCGTGCGATTGCACTGTACCTGGAAAAAGGGTTTCTTATTGAGGGAGTAAAGAAGGGTGCATTCTATGACGGCGAAAAATATTCTGATGTCATAATGATGGCGAAGATTTTGTGA
- a CDS encoding KamA family radical SAM protein, with product MYSPKYITDITKVPGLSEEEKKKLAEVQEMFAFRSNEYYLSLIDWNDPADPIRKLVIPDPAELEEWGRLDASGEARYIVAPGMEHKYDQTALVLVSDMCAGFCRYCFRKRIFMNGGAREVARDIDVDLEYISSHPEITNVLLSGGDPLFLSTNRLEKIIAWIREIDHVQIVRIGTKVPAYNPYRILNDTKLPEIIRRYSTEEKKIYIVTQFNHPRELTEQAIKAVNILQESGAVFANQTPLLHGINDNPETMAELSRKLSFIGITPYYVFQCRPTLGNRDFVVPVEDGYFILEQAKMNCSGLAKRFTFAMSHVCGKIAVVGIDEERTYLKYHQSAEWEDIGKFMSFRRDPDALWFDDYKSPLSEKKVV from the coding sequence ATGTATAGTCCGAAGTATATCACGGACATTACAAAAGTCCCCGGGCTTTCGGAAGAGGAGAAAAAAAAGCTCGCGGAGGTGCAGGAGATGTTCGCTTTCCGGTCGAACGAGTATTACCTTTCTCTCATTGACTGGAACGATCCTGCGGACCCGATCAGGAAGCTCGTGATCCCGGATCCGGCCGAACTCGAGGAATGGGGCAGGCTTGACGCATCAGGTGAGGCAAGGTACATTGTAGCGCCCGGAATGGAGCATAAATACGACCAGACGGCACTCGTTCTTGTAAGCGACATGTGTGCGGGATTCTGCAGGTACTGCTTCAGGAAACGGATTTTTATGAACGGGGGCGCACGTGAGGTTGCAAGAGACATCGATGTGGATCTCGAATACATCTCTTCCCACCCTGAGATAACGAATGTACTTTTGAGCGGAGGCGACCCCCTGTTTCTGTCGACAAACAGGCTTGAAAAGATTATTGCATGGATCAGGGAGATAGACCATGTACAGATTGTCAGGATTGGAACGAAGGTCCCGGCATATAACCCCTACAGGATATTAAACGATACAAAACTCCCGGAGATTATCAGGAGATATTCTACGGAAGAAAAGAAGATCTACATAGTTACGCAGTTCAACCACCCGAGAGAGCTTACGGAACAGGCAATAAAAGCCGTGAACATCCTGCAGGAGTCGGGTGCGGTTTTTGCCAACCAGACTCCACTCCTGCACGGAATAAACGACAACCCGGAGACGATGGCTGAACTCTCCAGAAAACTCTCATTCATCGGGATCACGCCGTACTATGTCTTCCAGTGCCGCCCGACACTCGGCAACAGGGATTTTGTCGTTCCCGTGGAAGATGGCTATTTTATTCTCGAACAGGCGAAGATGAATTGCTCGGGGCTTGCCAAGAGGTTCACGTTCGCGATGTCGCATGTTTGCGGAAAGATCGCGGTTGTGGGTATCGATGAAGAAAGAACATATCTCAAATACCACCAGTCGGCCGAATGGGAGGACATAGGGAAGTTCATGAGCTTCAGGAGAGATCCCGATGCTTTGTGGTTCGACGACTACAAATCTCCGCTCTCTGAGAAGAAAGTCGTATGA
- a CDS encoding MarR family winged helix-turn-helix transcriptional regulator, translating to MGLTEELNDNLVEFFDRFASWENSVIQQSSLTVAGAHAIEKLGHNGSMSMKDLSKSLGVTTGTITVTVDRLEKGGYAVRDRSENDRRSYIIRLTEKGKEAFSDHHSHHMSLSDEIASILSEDEVKNFVGILEKINKTI from the coding sequence ATGGGTTTGACTGAAGAGCTGAATGATAACCTTGTCGAGTTTTTTGACAGGTTTGCTTCCTGGGAGAATTCCGTAATCCAGCAGAGTTCCCTCACTGTTGCCGGAGCCCATGCGATAGAGAAGCTGGGCCACAACGGGAGCATGAGCATGAAGGACCTGTCCAAATCGCTGGGCGTTACGACCGGAACGATTACCGTGACGGTTGACCGGCTTGAAAAAGGAGGCTATGCAGTACGCGATCGTTCTGAAAACGACAGGAGATCGTACATCATCCGCCTTACAGAAAAAGGGAAGGAGGCTTTTTCGGATCATCACAGTCATCACATGAGCCTGTCCGACGAGATCGCATCCATCCTCTCCGAAGACGAGGTGAAGAACTTCGTCGGGATACTTGAGAAGATAAACAAAACGATTTGA
- a CDS encoding isochorismatase family protein: protein MKECYFRPENIDKESMLMMEKIAGMNRKREQVFHPEASALLIIDMQNYFTDPDSHAYVPSSAAVIPRIKKLAEAFAAKKRPVISTRHINTLIDAGMMEEWWGELLTETSTRSELNNDLDLPFSVRIRKSQYDAFYATELDLILRQNNVTDLVITGVMTHLCCETTARTAFVHGYRVFFPADGTATYNTDLHMASLMNLSHGFASITGTGNISEIMENYGP, encoded by the coding sequence ATGAAGGAATGCTATTTCAGACCTGAAAATATCGATAAAGAATCCATGCTCATGATGGAGAAGATCGCCGGCATGAACAGGAAAAGGGAACAGGTTTTTCATCCGGAAGCCTCCGCTCTCCTGATTATCGACATGCAGAATTATTTTACAGATCCTGATTCGCATGCATACGTACCATCCTCCGCAGCAGTCATCCCACGGATTAAAAAACTTGCAGAGGCATTTGCTGCAAAAAAACGCCCTGTAATCAGCACACGTCATATTAACACACTCATAGATGCCGGAATGATGGAAGAGTGGTGGGGTGAACTTCTGACTGAAACAAGCACAAGATCGGAGCTCAACAATGATCTCGATCTCCCTTTCTCTGTTCGCATCAGGAAGAGCCAGTATGACGCTTTTTACGCAACAGAACTCGATTTAATCCTGCGGCAGAACAATGTCACCGATCTCGTGATAACCGGCGTAATGACCCATCTTTGCTGCGAAACTACGGCTAGAACAGCTTTTGTCCACGGATACAGGGTTTTCTTTCCGGCAGACGGAACAGCGACATACAACACGGATCTGCATATGGCGTCACTGATGAACCTCTCGCACGGTTTCGCATCAATAACAGGAACAGGGAACATCTCGGAAATTATGGAGAATTATGGGCCCTGA
- a CDS encoding heavy metal translocating P-type ATPase: MGVKEENHSDSVSCGEICHCGHDHGHNHEHDHRHEEHECGSACACGHDHGHDGGNTKEYAILAVGGILLAAAIAGEYLGLSNIAVSSFAVLSALCTGIPIILSSVRGLLGGRQNVCELAGIAIIAAILIGEYVTAAEVGFILSLGEIAEEYAYGKSRRDIEKIAALHPEHGLVERGGDFVEVPVDEIEVGDTVLIRPGDVVPSDGIVTSGATSVDESCLTGESVPVEKATGDPVYSGSINIDGAVRIEVTKRSRDSTYSKIVDFVREAEKRRPPTYPFIEKFASIYTPLTLVVTALTWIFTGSIERAITILIVACPCALLLSTPSAVISAIGAGARRGILVKSGLYLEEAGKIDSVIFDKTGTLTSGRMRVKTTRAFGGFDEELMINLAAAAECGSGHPVAAAILDFAAEKGLNGNGCLQVKSLPGLGVKGESDSGNILVGNIRFMDESGVSVPAPVSAEIEELSASGISPVLLSLDNEIIGLLGVEDSVRDESPSVVRDLKENGITNVSIVSGDRKEIAESVADKCGIERENVYSGIAPGEKRSIVDRFQKDGKKVCFVGDGVNDAPALAQANAGVAIGSRKNTVAIETSHVVLLGEGLGQILSFIRLGRKTVRTIKINVAFALSFTFILMAMAFLGIVHPAAGALGHQAAVLLVLANSALIPLGMDRWN, encoded by the coding sequence ATGGGCGTAAAAGAGGAGAATCACAGCGATAGCGTGAGCTGTGGGGAAATTTGCCACTGCGGTCACGACCACGGGCACAATCACGAACATGATCACAGGCATGAAGAGCATGAATGCGGGAGTGCATGTGCATGCGGTCATGACCATGGTCACGATGGTGGCAATACAAAGGAATATGCTATACTCGCCGTAGGGGGAATTTTACTGGCTGCAGCTATAGCGGGAGAATATTTAGGATTATCAAATATTGCTGTCAGTTCTTTTGCCGTCCTTTCGGCGCTTTGCACCGGTATCCCTATTATCCTAAGTTCTGTAAGAGGGCTGCTGGGCGGGAGGCAGAATGTCTGTGAACTTGCCGGAATTGCGATAATTGCGGCAATCCTGATCGGTGAATATGTCACTGCGGCAGAGGTCGGGTTCATCCTCTCCTTAGGCGAGATTGCCGAAGAATATGCATACGGCAAATCCAGGAGGGATATCGAGAAGATTGCGGCACTGCATCCCGAACACGGTCTTGTGGAGAGGGGTGGGGATTTTGTCGAAGTGCCCGTCGATGAGATAGAGGTGGGTGACACCGTTTTGATCAGGCCGGGAGATGTCGTTCCCTCTGACGGTATCGTTACAAGCGGTGCGACCTCGGTCGATGAATCCTGCCTTACCGGGGAGAGTGTTCCGGTGGAAAAAGCGACGGGCGATCCCGTCTACTCGGGATCGATTAATATCGACGGTGCGGTGAGGATTGAGGTTACGAAGAGGAGCAGGGATTCGACTTACTCGAAGATAGTGGATTTCGTCCGCGAGGCGGAGAAGAGAAGGCCACCTACATATCCTTTCATAGAGAAGTTCGCCTCGATCTATACTCCTCTGACATTGGTCGTGACCGCCCTTACATGGATCTTTACGGGGAGCATTGAGAGGGCGATCACGATACTGATCGTGGCATGTCCGTGCGCCCTGCTTCTTTCCACCCCGTCGGCGGTCATATCTGCGATCGGTGCCGGGGCCAGGAGGGGAATTCTGGTAAAGAGCGGTTTGTATCTTGAAGAGGCCGGAAAGATCGATTCGGTGATCTTCGACAAGACCGGGACGCTGACCTCCGGAAGGATGAGGGTGAAGACCACCAGGGCATTCGGGGGTTTTGACGAAGAGCTGATGATAAATCTTGCCGCGGCGGCCGAGTGCGGGTCCGGGCACCCTGTTGCCGCAGCTATATTGGATTTTGCCGCGGAAAAGGGGCTGAACGGCAACGGATGCCTGCAGGTCAAGAGCCTCCCCGGCCTCGGGGTAAAGGGTGAGTCGGATTCCGGTAACATCCTTGTGGGAAATATCAGGTTCATGGATGAGTCGGGAGTTTCGGTTCCTGCACCCGTTTCTGCCGAAATAGAGGAGCTTTCCGCTTCAGGAATTAGTCCTGTCCTGCTCTCGCTTGATAATGAGATCATAGGGCTGCTCGGGGTTGAAGACTCTGTCAGGGACGAGTCTCCTTCGGTTGTCCGCGACCTGAAAGAAAACGGCATAACGAATGTTTCGATCGTTTCGGGAGACCGGAAGGAGATTGCCGAGAGCGTGGCTGATAAGTGTGGCATCGAAAGAGAGAATGTATATTCCGGGATTGCCCCCGGTGAAAAGAGATCGATCGTGGATCGATTCCAGAAGGATGGAAAGAAGGTCTGCTTTGTCGGAGACGGGGTAAACGACGCTCCTGCCCTTGCACAGGCAAATGCAGGCGTCGCGATCGGTTCGCGAAAGAACACCGTTGCGATTGAGACTTCTCATGTGGTTTTACTCGGGGAGGGTCTGGGACAGATCTTAAGCTTCATCCGTCTTGGCAGAAAGACGGTCCGGACTATAAAGATAAACGTCGCATTCGCCCTTTCGTTTACTTTCATACTGATGGCGATGGCATTTTTGGGTATAGTGCACCCTGCCGCGGGAGCGCTGGGCCACCAGGCGGCTGTTCTCCTGGTCCTCGCAAATTCGGCGCTGATACCTTTGGGAATGGACAGATGGAACTGA
- a CDS encoding methyltransferase domain-containing protein yields MNKGNGKQHITTVLGPVESLESYVKADWWREIFNANYLRTDGDVVDDESITKAEVDFFLSLLNPGFHDSILDLCCGQGRHSLELAGRGYSKICGLDRSHYLITRARKQARNDGLSVGFREGDARKLSYSADSFDFILLPGNSFGYFETNEDDKRVLKEAFRVLRPGGRILLDITDGDYLRENFVPRSWEWIDQNHFVCRERSLSSDDERLITREVITHVKNGVMADQFYAERLYNSGDIRAMLNECGYTSIEFHDPIITDSRRNQDLGMMARRLIITASVEKEWTPKKKVSRKKKKVAVVLGDPRLKDVIKPSCVFDEDDYRTIGRLKEALSELGDYEFTYFDNHSSMLSWLRQSGSKADFIFNLCDEGFLNDPRKELHVPAALEILSIPYTGGNPQCLAYCYDKSLVRGIAKELDIPVPRAFVINPEDSSFIEFPIHFPVIVKPNFGDSSFGITQNSVCRDISELQDAILRLKSFSGDCGTVLVEEFLTGGDISVGIIGNLPDKYEVLPVIEEDYSSLPRGYPKICGYEAKWDPESPYAGITSIPADLSEEARRFLVASCLKLFGRLGCRDYARFDWRIDSNGTPRLLEVNPNPGWCWDGHLAKMAGIAEITYAEMLGMILKAAEDRIFGDNGK; encoded by the coding sequence ATGAACAAAGGGAATGGCAAGCAACATATAACCACCGTACTCGGTCCTGTGGAGAGCCTGGAGAGCTATGTAAAGGCCGACTGGTGGAGGGAGATCTTCAACGCGAACTATCTCCGTACAGACGGGGATGTCGTCGATGACGAGAGCATTACGAAAGCCGAAGTCGATTTTTTTCTTTCTCTTTTGAATCCCGGATTTCATGACAGTATTCTTGATCTCTGCTGCGGGCAGGGGCGTCACTCGCTCGAACTTGCAGGCAGGGGATACTCGAAGATCTGCGGTCTCGACAGGTCGCATTACCTGATAACCCGCGCAAGGAAGCAGGCGAGAAACGACGGCCTGTCAGTAGGATTCAGGGAGGGGGATGCAAGAAAACTCTCTTACTCTGCGGATTCGTTTGACTTTATTCTCCTGCCGGGGAACAGCTTCGGTTATTTCGAGACGAACGAGGACGATAAAAGGGTTCTTAAGGAGGCATTCCGTGTCCTGAGGCCCGGCGGCCGCATACTTCTCGATATCACGGACGGGGATTATCTCCGGGAGAATTTCGTCCCGAGAAGCTGGGAATGGATCGACCAGAACCACTTCGTCTGCAGGGAGAGGAGCCTGTCTTCGGACGACGAGCGGCTGATTACCCGCGAAGTCATAACCCACGTGAAGAACGGGGTTATGGCCGACCAGTTCTACGCCGAGCGCCTGTATAACTCGGGCGACATCAGGGCAATGCTTAACGAATGCGGATACACGTCCATAGAGTTTCACGACCCGATAATCACCGACTCAAGGAGGAACCAGGACCTCGGGATGATGGCCCGCCGCCTGATTATAACCGCATCGGTCGAGAAGGAATGGACACCGAAGAAAAAGGTAAGCAGAAAGAAAAAGAAGGTCGCAGTCGTACTGGGTGACCCCAGGCTTAAGGATGTGATTAAGCCATCATGTGTCTTTGACGAGGACGATTACAGGACAATCGGGAGGCTGAAGGAGGCACTGTCCGAACTCGGCGACTACGAATTCACCTATTTCGACAATCATTCCTCTATGCTCTCGTGGCTTCGTCAGTCCGGAAGCAAAGCGGATTTCATATTCAACCTATGCGACGAGGGATTCTTAAACGACCCGAGAAAGGAGCTCCATGTTCCTGCGGCACTTGAGATCCTTTCGATACCGTATACGGGCGGAAACCCCCAGTGTCTTGCATATTGCTATGACAAGTCGCTTGTCAGGGGAATTGCGAAGGAGCTTGATATTCCCGTTCCACGTGCATTCGTGATAAACCCGGAGGACAGTTCGTTCATAGAATTCCCGATACACTTCCCGGTGATCGTGAAGCCGAACTTCGGGGATTCGAGCTTCGGGATTACACAGAACAGCGTATGCAGGGATATCTCCGAACTCCAGGATGCGATACTTCGCCTGAAGAGCTTTTCCGGAGACTGCGGAACTGTCCTCGTGGAGGAGTTCCTTACCGGGGGGGATATCAGCGTGGGGATTATCGGCAACCTCCCCGACAAATACGAAGTGCTCCCGGTGATCGAGGAGGACTACTCGTCCCTTCCCAGGGGTTATCCGAAGATCTGCGGTTATGAAGCGAAATGGGACCCCGAGTCTCCTTATGCCGGGATCACATCTATTCCTGCGGATCTGTCTGAAGAGGCCCGGCGCTTCCTCGTCGCGAGCTGTCTTAAGCTCTTTGGGAGGCTCGGGTGCAGGGATTATGCACGTTTCGACTGGCGCATAGACTCGAACGGGACACCCCGGCTCCTTGAAGTAAATCCGAATCCCGGCTGGTGCTGGGACGGGCATCTTGCCAAGATGGCGGGTATTGCCGAGATAACGTATGCAGAAATGCTCGGGATGATCCTGAAGGCAGCCGAAGATCGTATCTTCGGGGACAACGGGAAATAA
- a CDS encoding type II toxin-antitoxin system PemK/MazF family toxin: protein MTRYFPGDVVLASMNLSGPGGRKIRPAVVLGECERNSFLLCPVTSRQPDSGDFLPLGLDDFEKGGLDLFDESYVLVSEAGPVDGRYILGKKGKLVSSRFKEISGRVRF, encoded by the coding sequence ATGACCAGGTATTTCCCCGGCGACGTCGTCCTTGCATCGATGAACCTGAGTGGTCCGGGAGGGAGAAAGATTCGTCCTGCTGTGGTTTTGGGGGAGTGCGAAAGAAATTCATTCCTTCTTTGTCCTGTCACCAGCCGGCAGCCCGACAGCGGTGACTTCCTCCCCCTTGGCCTCGATGATTTTGAGAAAGGCGGCCTTGATCTCTTTGACGAGAGTTATGTCCTCGTCTCCGAGGCGGGACCGGTTGACGGCAGGTACATCCTCGGGAAGAAAGGGAAGCTCGTCTCATCACGATTTAAGGAGATCTCCGGGAGGGTGAGATTTTGA
- a CDS encoding radical SAM protein — MKIIAETGNEDIARVYIAEIDDGRRIEFVESVQPPFTRSQKWVLIVSSLFGCPVGCRMCDAGGGYRGKLSAEDIYAQIDYLVRKRFPGGYVDADKFKIQFARMGEPAFNPAVLDVLESLKTRYKAPGLIPSLSTIAPEGCDEFFKRLLEIKNEHYRERFQLQFSIHTTDMVTREWLIPVKTWSFEEMKEYGELFFDKGGRKITLNFALGDNMKIDTGVLRKYFPPDVFLVKITPVNPTFRALENGINSFIRPGENETNCPDQERCPVKNLRDAGYDVIMSIGEPEENLIGSNCGQYLEAYERSGTELKGGYEYEIHRK; from the coding sequence TTGAAAATAATTGCCGAAACGGGAAATGAGGATATCGCCCGCGTATACATTGCAGAAATTGATGACGGAAGGAGGATCGAATTTGTTGAATCAGTCCAGCCCCCTTTCACCCGCAGCCAGAAATGGGTGCTGATCGTATCCAGCCTCTTCGGGTGCCCGGTCGGGTGCCGGATGTGTGATGCCGGAGGAGGATACAGGGGGAAACTTTCAGCCGAAGACATCTATGCACAGATCGACTATCTTGTCAGAAAGCGGTTCCCGGGGGGATACGTTGATGCTGATAAATTCAAGATCCAGTTTGCACGTATGGGAGAACCGGCTTTCAACCCGGCAGTTCTCGATGTCCTAGAGTCACTTAAAACAAGGTACAAGGCTCCCGGCCTCATTCCGTCACTCTCGACAATCGCTCCCGAGGGCTGCGATGAATTCTTCAAACGGCTTCTTGAGATCAAAAACGAACATTACAGGGAGAGATTCCAGCTCCAGTTCTCGATCCATACGACGGACATGGTGACGAGGGAATGGCTGATTCCTGTAAAGACATGGTCATTTGAGGAAATGAAAGAATACGGCGAGTTATTTTTTGACAAAGGAGGGAGGAAGATTACACTCAATTTTGCTCTCGGGGACAATATGAAGATAGATACTGGAGTTCTTCGGAAGTACTTTCCGCCGGATGTATTCCTCGTAAAAATCACTCCTGTCAACCCTACTTTCAGGGCGCTGGAAAACGGAATAAATTCATTCATCCGCCCCGGAGAGAATGAAACAAACTGTCCGGATCAGGAGCGGTGTCCTGTAAAAAACCTCAGAGATGCCGGTTATGACGTCATCATGAGCATAGGCGAACCTGAAGAGAACCTGATCGGGAGCAACTGCGGGCAGTATCTTGAGGCATATGAAAGGAGCGGGACAGAATTAAAAGGCGGATACGAATACGAGATACATCGAAAATAA
- a CDS encoding NAD(P)/FAD-dependent oxidoreductase — MGPEKIAVIGAGPAGMAAAIQLSRYGIRPVVFEKDKTGGLLPNARLVENYPGFPDGIRGTELSALFRKQFEKGSPELKTETVLQLDLDGKEFLIRTETETYRFDRVIIASGTVPKRPGCNIDTDALACTYHDISRIRDLSGKTVAIAGSGDAAFDYALSLCTKNRILILNRGEKTKCLDILFKEVAGSPNITYIENTNISGIVKTQNGIKLQCVSGGSNIEIDADIMIFATGRDPCTEFISSEISGRTSELTGSGLLFFTGDVRNGILRQTAISVGDGVAAAMRICKGPGGDAD; from the coding sequence ATGGGCCCTGAAAAGATTGCGGTTATCGGTGCGGGTCCGGCAGGAATGGCGGCAGCAATTCAGCTCAGCCGGTACGGCATCAGACCCGTGGTATTTGAGAAGGACAAAACCGGAGGTCTCCTGCCCAACGCCCGCCTTGTGGAGAACTATCCGGGTTTTCCGGACGGAATCAGAGGAACAGAACTCTCAGCCCTTTTCAGGAAACAATTTGAAAAGGGTAGTCCTGAACTGAAAACGGAGACGGTGCTGCAACTTGATCTTGATGGAAAAGAGTTCCTGATCAGGACAGAGACGGAAACCTACCGTTTCGATAGAGTTATCATCGCCTCGGGAACAGTTCCGAAAAGGCCGGGGTGCAATATCGATACCGATGCCCTGGCTTGTACTTACCACGATATATCACGAATACGGGATCTCTCAGGAAAAACAGTAGCCATAGCCGGCTCTGGTGATGCCGCATTTGATTATGCACTGAGCCTCTGCACGAAGAACAGAATCCTAATCCTCAACAGGGGAGAGAAGACAAAATGCCTGGATATTTTGTTCAAAGAGGTTGCAGGCAGCCCGAATATCACATATATTGAGAATACAAATATCTCAGGAATTGTAAAGACGCAGAATGGCATAAAGCTGCAATGCGTATCCGGCGGATCGAATATCGAAATCGATGCGGATATTATGATCTTTGCAACAGGAAGAGATCCTTGTACAGAGTTCATTTCAAGCGAAATTTCCGGCCGAACCAGTGAGCTCACCGGATCAGGTCTTCTTTTCTTCACAGGGGATGTCAGGAACGGAATACTCAGGCAGACTGCAATATCAGTGGGTGACGGGGTTGCAGCTGCAATGAGGATCTGCAAAGGACCGGGAGGGGATGCAGATTGA